CGGTGCTCATCGTGGATGCGTAAGGGAGCACGAAATCGCCCACCGGGGGTGTGTAAGCGTACGTGGACATGACCCTGGTCTTGGTCAGTAATTTGCAATAACGCGCCCTGAGCGCGTTATTTCCGATTGAATGTATAGTGCCGACAAGAAATAGCGTGCTGTGGAAGCGCTATGCTCGTACCGTGAGTCAATAAGGACGTGTGAACGCGTTATTTGGATCCGTTTCAGTCAATAACGCGCCACGAACGCGTTACTTCCACTTGAACTTGTTTCGGGTAGAGCCAATAACGCGTTCTGAGCTCACTATCGGCGGCCCAATGGAGCAAGCCTGGGGGGCGACGAAATTTGGAAATTACATGGTAAAACAGACGCGAAAATGTGGACGCGTGAGGCAGGGAATCCCCCTTCACCCGTGTTGGCCGCATTTACGCATCCTGGACAATGCTGAGTCGGGGAAAATAACACGCTCGTGGTGCGCTAACCCATTACGTGGCCATACGCTGTGATAGTACTTCTGGCCAACAGCCTATGACGCAGCAACGCCTTCCAGAGGCGGGTTCTTGGATAGCAGCCAATTTAAGCAGCCAATTTACTATCGGGGGCACAGATATGGATGAGAAACGTAAATCTCAAATGAATCCAAGAAGGTTATGGCGCGCTACATTAGTCTGGTCATTTTTCCTAATCATTCTTGGCGTTGCTCTTCTTGTCTGGGTAAATACACATACGGGAATTGCGAAATATGTGCCCGCTCAATGGACAGATGTTCTCAAGGCATTCATCATTCTCATCATCGGCGGCGTTATTTCCACTCTCGTTGAGCGTCGTCTGTTTGGAATCGCATCGGACAAGCTTGGCCCCCAGAGATCCACAACCCTCCGGTACCTAACGAGGCTGCTTTTATTTATTACGGTCGCAATTTCAGTCATGACCGCGTTTGGCGTCGGCATACCCAGTGTTATTTTTGGCGGTACGTTTCTCACAGTCATCATTGGACTAGCTGGACAGACCATCTTTTCGAATATTATCGGCGGGGTCTGGCTGATTATGTTCCGCCCGTTTCGCATTGGCGATTCAATCGGAATTATTGCTTGGCAATTCCCAGTTCTGATGCCGACTTTTCCACACGAGGCAACACGTCCGATGTACTATGGAAGAGTTCTTGACATTAACCTGATGTACACTCAGATTCTCAATCAGGACGGATACCCGCAATTGATACCGAATGGAATTATTGCACAGTCATTTATCGAAAACCGGTCCGAAGCTGGCCTTCACCGTGTCCGTCTTCGATTTGACGTTTCTTATGATGTGGATGCCGACACGTTTACACGTCAGTTGCGCGACCAATTAGTGCGAGAATTCCCTGGGGGCATAAATTCTCGGCCAGAGGTTGGCTTGGCTGACATCTACCCAACAGCGTACTCAGTGGTGGTTTCCGTGCACTCGGTAGAGAAGGAGGACGTCGTTCGTGGCCACGTTCTTCGCATCTGCATTGACATCATGCGGCGTCTGCGGACGAGCATGCCCGCGAACTCTGCGGACGGACCGACTTAACCATTCTCAGTCGGTCCCGGCCCCCTGCCACCCCACCATTTAACACGAACGAATACCCGGCCCCTTCATCTATTACGAATGCAAGGTGGCACGCAGTAGTTCGCGCATGAGAAGAGCAGCTAGATATTTACGCTTACCTGGTGTTTGACGTCCAGGTCATTCATTGCTCCGTCGACCCCTTCTCCTTGGTCAACGGCTATGTTCTTTTGTAGGATCACGATATTTCCCACTCCGAAGGTACCGCCTGCACCCACGGTCTGTTTCATGTTGATGTCCCATCCGCCGAAATTATACGAACCGACAAAACAACCACTGTTTGCTTGCGGTGAGTTACTATTCAACGCACCTCCAATTATGATTGACGGCATTTGCTTGCCTCCTCCTACGAATGTCCTCTGTTCCACTATACACAGGCATAACCGCAGGTATGCTTGACATACAATGCCTTGACCCGAAGTGTCTAGGGATGTGTTCCCAATAAGGATGGTGAATACGTATGAAGACAGTAATCTCGTTTAGCCAGATTAACGTCAACGCAGGTACTCAGAATAGCGGCGTTTTTATTGGCAAGACACGTATTCCAGGTTGGGATGCAAGTCACAAGTCAAACGCAGGACATGCGGGGATTTTTGGATTTTCCAACTTTGAAAGTTCGACTGTCAATATGACGATGGATGGTCAAGAACTTGTAGATGGAATTATCAACGACCAAGACATTAAACCAATGCGGGCGCAAAATTTATGAACGTGTCGACTCATACAATGCCACTCGTCATCAATGTGGGCGCCATCTCAGGAAACTCCGGTGTCTACGTTGCCGAGAGAAACCTAATCGTTGGAGTCAGCGGCCACAGTAAGTCAAACAACGGATTCGGCAACATCTCGTCAAACAATCTCCTTTGGCGCAACGTTAACGTTGTTGACGACCGCGACCTAATTGACACCCCAATTGATGACCGGGATGTAAAGATTCACAACGAGGCCCTTGCAGCATCATCGCGCAAAGTCACCAGGATAGGTTTTGAAAGCATCAACGTGGTAACGATGTCCCAGAACTCAGGTATCTTTGTTGGCGACGTGCAAATAACTGGACTGGATTCGCATACGAAACAAAATAGTGCTCAAGGAGCCACGTCAGGAAGTCAAAACGTGGAAGCGCGCAACCTTAACTGTGTTCTAGACACAGATGTGATTGACACCCCCATTTTTGACCAGGACTACAAGGCACTAAATGCAACTGGGAGGTGAAACATGCCACAAATCATTTTTTTCGGCGCAATCAACATCAACAGTCCGCAGCAAAATGGCGGCGTCTTTGTTGGCGAAATTAACTGCGGTGGTTGGGATGCAAACCAAAAACAAAACATTGGGCATGGTTCGCTGTATGGGTTTTACAATGTTGTGGTGAACCAACTTTCCATTGCAAACGATAACTACGAGTTGCTAGACGGAGTCATTAATGACCAAGATTTCAAACCCATGACCGCAGGAAATCTGTGATTTTCAAGTTTATCATCCCGGACAGACATTAAAACATGGACCCGTCGAATACAGTACTCGTAACTACACCCAATGTTCACCTGACATCACCCAACTCAACGCGCGTGAGGGGGCTCTGCAATGCCGTCACTAATCGTCTTCGGGGTCATTAATCAAAACACCCCTCAGCAAAATGCCGGAATTTTTGTGGGCGAGGGCAACATTGGTGGTTGGGACGCCAATATGAAGCTCGCCCAAGGCCATGGCGGACTGTACGGGTATTTCAATGCAATGCCAATGCAGGTGAATATTCTTTTCGACAACTTTGAAGGAATTGATGGCGCAATTAACGACGCGGACGTGAAGTCAAGTATCGTCAGCAATGTGTAGAGCAGATTGATGGTCACGTGACATATCACGACGTACCTTAGGAGTGACTTCATGGCTGTCGTCATATTAGTGGGTGCTTTTAATACTAACACTCCCCAGCAGAATGCCGGCTCATTCTTTGGAGAGTACAACTTTGCTGGCTGGGACGCCAACATGAAACTTGGTCAAGGACACGGTGGTACCTTTGGCTCCTTCAATTGGTTTCCCTGGAACGTGAATATCAACTTCGACAACTTCGAGGTCGTTGACGGGGCCATGAACGACATGGACCTTAAACCGATGGCAGGAACAAATATCTAGCTGGAGCAGACACCCTCGCGAATTAGAACATCAACGGGCGTGCAGTGTCGGAAATGACACTGCACGCCCTTCTCAGTGACCGACTTTATTCACGTGGGTCACGTGGATCAGAGCTCTGATCAAAGGGAATAAAGTTGGTAACCGGAAAATGAAGTAACTGTCGTCGTGGGAACCTCATTGTCGTTCGATGCGGCATCACTAACATGGTCTGCAACAATCTCCACCATACGGGAAACCAAATCTCAAAGACATATTGAGAACCAGTTATTCACTGTCCGTACGGTGTGACCGTGCCCATTGAGGATGAGCCACACAGAAAACGGAGGGTTCGTCAAGCACTATGACCTTTGCAACACAACGACTGTCTTCGTCCTATAAGACGGGTTGACCACCATCACGCGGCCATGTACTAATGCCGTTTTCGGAGAGCGCTAACCTGCATAAGATGTCATGTATTGTGGACAGTACGAGGAGGGTCGGTCATGCCACGCATTACCGATATACAAGCAATTCTCAAAGCAGAAGCTAGCGCCCGACACAGTGTTGCCGTCTTCCTCATCATATTTACCTTGGTCGACCAAGATATTCGAGGTCTGAAGACCGAACAGGAACGGCGGAAGGTTACAGCGATGTGGCTTGCTTGGGGGATTCCCTTCGTACTTCTAGCTTTTTTCATCATCACCCCCGAACAGGAATCCAGGGAACAGAAACGTGACGTTGCTGCTAAACGACACGTTGTGCAATAAGCACAGCGTAATAGCCAATCCCGTTCAGAATATGCGATGGTACTCGGCCAATCAGCCGTGGTGTACGGACGGTCAATCAACAACCTTTGAGCAGTGAGCTGCTTTCAATAAAACTGACGTGACTCTCGATTTCAGCCCTTCCATCATCTATTGCAGTGATGTAGTCCTCAGCATTTGATGAAGTCTCGTACCTACCTGATCTCAACTTCCCTCCAGACATATCAGCGTCTTACGCCAATCAGTTGTAATGCACGATGGACCACTATCGCAATGACGGGCAGCAGTGCGAGTGTAACCCCGTAATACGCTGGTGAAGTATAGACCATAAACTCGTGCAAATCGGCAGCGTTATGAAAATACAGGACACTCCCTGTCCACGCAGCAACACTTACGGGCCAAACCACGTGTTTAGTGCTCGGCAAACGAAACAGCTCCTTCATGATGGAAGCCGTGACGTACACGAAAACTTGGATCTTTATGACCATGGTTGCCATTGCCCCCATCACATAAATCGTGTCTAAACGCTCCACGAATTGGCCGATCCGAACGCCCCGCACCACCTCACCAACTGGCAGTGAAAGGTAAGTCGCTGATGGCCCAAGGACGGATATAATAATTCCTTCAATCAGGAACCCAGCGACACTGAGAACCGCCCCGACGAGCAGCAAGTCTCTCCCGAACGTTTTTCCACCGTTTAATGATGTAACAAACTGAAGTGCTATCAAAAATTGAAAGCAAAATGATGTAGTTGGCAGAAGAGCAGCTCTCAAGACTGGGGTCAAACCGTCCGCCAGAACTGGTCGTAGTTGGGACAGGTCTATGTTTTGCAAGGAAAGAATAGCGAGTATAAAGGCCAACATTAGAGCAATCGGGGTCAAAAACTCAGCTAGCCTCCCGACGACCTCCAGGCCGTGAAAAACTGCGTACGCAATCGGAATCGTGATAACACCCGCAACGATGTAGTGTGGAGTGCGCGGTAAACTTGTGATGGACACAAACAAAGACAGTTCTCTGAGCAATAACCCAGTGTGAACAAGACACCACACGAGAACCCACAATCCCACTGCTCGTCCAAACCAGGGCCCGAGGGCGTTTTCAAAGGCTTGCATTAAGGTCTGGTTAGGAAACGTTCGTATGAACATAACTCCAATTGCGGCTGCAACCGCAGCACCGATAAAAAAGAACACGGGAACCAGCCAACCATCGAGAATCGTAAATTGCGCAATGCTAAACGGAAGAACGGTAATACCAGTCCCTAAAACTAGCCAGAGCATCAAATACATGAACTGCAGCCGTGAAATCTGAGTCATTCACACCGACTCCCTCGTGTTCGTCACAGCATCGCACTAACGACACGACTCTCTACAATCACGTTTTACTGAAGCGAACCGTTAGTCTTATATGTCGGTGAAACCTCTCCCTTGTGTTAGTCTTTTCCATTTGACACACAAAATACAACCGACAGCAAGTTGGTTTCGGTGTACTGGTCATCTTGATAGGAACACGTGCAGAAATTTTGAATGCTTTTATGTAAAGAGAGTTATCGTACACGACCTAGTAGCGTTTGAAATATTTCGAAATTGAACACTCTGGGGATAGGACAAATATGGCGAGATGACCCGGGATACATACCTGGAGGAAAATGGTCGGCGAATCATCAATGATAACGGTCTGTGAGGTACGATCGATCTCATCTCTCCATATTGGCCCTACAGGATAGCGAGATAAACGCCCTTTGTGCGGAGAGAACCGGCCACTCATTATCACTTGAAACCGATGACATACAACTACGTGTGTCTTTTGTGGATGCTTGTCAAATTCCGCATGCGGTAAATCAGAACGGCAAGTAAGGGGACCATTACCAGAGAAAAAGTGTAATAAGCGGGTGAGATAAATATGATGAATTCTTGCAAAGTAGGAGAATTGGGAAAGAGAACGACGTTGGCGGTCCAGGCGGCCGTTCCGACAGTCCATGCGATGTTTTTGGTCGAGGGGAGACGGAATAAGTCCTGTAAACCACTGGCCGTCACATATAGAATTGTGCATATTTTTACGACCATCGTAGCTATGACACCCATGATATAGATGGTATCCAATCGTTCTACGAAATGACCAATTCCGATTCCACGGATAACTTCAACAACAGGCAAGCTCAAGTAAGCTACGGATGAGCCGAGTGTACATATGACGATGATTTCGATTCCGATCCCGATTATTGAGAGAAATGCTCCAACCAAGAGCATATCCTTCCCAAATGATGGCACATCACTTAAGGACTTCACAAATTGGAGGGCCACAATGAACTCAAATGGAAATGTCGTAGCCGGCATAACTGAAGCTCGCAGTACTGGAGTCCAACCGTTAGCGAGGATGGGTCTGAGCTGAGAGAGGTCCACATTTTGCAATGATAACGCAGTGATTACCACCGCAATTATGAAAGCAACCGGGGTTAGAAATTCAGCCAACCGACCTATCACTTCCAATCCCTGAAATACAGCAAAGGCAATTGGGACGGTAATCACTGCACTAATAAGGTAAAGCGGTGTTTTCGGCAAACTGGTGGTTTCGACGAACACCGACAGCTCCCGTAGCAGCGTACCGGCAAAGATTAAAAACAATATGAGCATCCAAATTCCTGCGGCTCGCCCAATCCACGGTCCAAATGCCGTTTCCAATCCATTCATCAAAGACTGGTTGGGAAAGGTTCGAATAAACAACACGCCAACGGCTGTCACTAAGGTCGTACCTACAAAGAAGAACAACGGAACTATCCACCCATCGCGAACGGTAAATTGGGCAATGCTAAATGGAAGCGCGAGAATTCCCGTGCCCAATATCATCCATAGCAACAAGTATCGAAACTGTAATCGAGAGATTTGTGTCATACATGCGACTCCCTGCATGCTCATAGTATCGAGTACATCCACTTCGTTAGAGGTTCAAATACCGCCTGGACCCAGAAGAGAAGGTCGAGTTTTGGCCATAGGTTCCAACTCACGAGTCCTGAGCCAAGCAATGAAAAGAGCAGCAGAGTAATCTTTAGCAACCACTCGCGGAGAGTAACCTTTTGCCAGATACCATAACCCACGATGGTGACAGTAAATATGAGTGCAACCCAAATCACGGTGAGGTTCCCCTTCTGCCCGCACGGGGCGGCAGGCCCTGCGGCGAGAATTCGGTATCGGGAGACTTGGACGCCAAGCCGTTTCGCAAGAGTTGAATGTGGACATCATAGTTCACCTTGACGGTTGGAAAGATGTTTTTCCATCTTGTTGATATCTTCCGCCAAGCGGCAGGGTGATTTTTATACAGCAACGTTCCGAACTGAACCGAGTCGACATCATCCTGCTGAAGTTTTGTCATGACGCGTTGCATTCGTTGTTGGATCTCGGAAGAGAGTTGAGTTTCGAATTTCGGATACGTGTCCGGTGTGGTCTTACTCCTTGGGCACAATCGTTCAATTTCCGCCCGTCCGCGAACCTTCACCAAAAATTGAATCTCAGAACCTTTGATGGTGGGGACGACTTTCGTCTGCGTACCCAGAACACGAAACGTATTGCCACGGTCGGTTAATGATTCCCCGGTAGAACAAGGTAATGTGAACTCTGTTTGCTGTGTCGCTCCGAGAAAAAGTAACAACCCATTCGCATCCTGGAATGAGAAATGGTCTTTAAAAGAGCTGCCATCGAACAACCCAACGCCGCATTCGCATAATTGCGAGTTCATGGTCGTCAGATAGGCGATGTTCGGTGCATGTGACGGTCGTAAATAATCTCGCATGACCCTCAGTTGTGTGCTATTCACCGCAACCGACTTTTGTACGCCTTGCTCCACGAGACTCCGAATCGCCGTAGCATTGTACGACTCCGGTTTCCCGGACGCTTCCAGCAAGTGTGCCGCAGTATCATCCGTTACGACCCATAACTGATTACGCCGCAGACTCAGGTTGCGTTCCAAATAGTCCATCGACCTGTCAATCCCGTGTTCCGCGTAGGCGCGGCCAAAGACGACAACGGTGTTATGAGACAAAAACAGGTTTCTGGCAACGTTCTCATCAAGGCGATCTACCGCTTCTTCAACGGTATTCCCGATTCCGTGGCGGACAAACGTGGCCTGTTCTTGCTGACCGCCACCCCCGCCTGGCCCCGTCGTACGTGCACCCTTCGGATCGACGATCTCGGTCGAAACTTCGACATGATGATCCGAGGTTTCGTCGATCCCCATCGCGAGGACAATGTTCAATTCATCAACCTCATTTAGGTCCTTACAACCGGTTATCATCAGGAAGAATCCGCAAGCGACGATCCATACGAGAAATCGCCTGAAATTTTGGGGTTTCATGGTGAGTCACCCGAAGAAGGAGACGGCATCGGAGAACGATTGCGAACCGAATCTACCGGTTCATAAATTTGTGGACGTCGATTCATCGCCCACCACGGTGCGCGCAAGAATGTATCACGCATTTCGGGCCATGAAAATGGCGCTAATGGAGCCATGAATGGAACCCCGAACGAACGCAAAGACAGCATATGAATGACGAGTACAAGACCAAGCGCGACAATACCAAACAACCCCAGAATCGAAGCGGCTATCATGAATGGAAATTGCAGGATACGATTTGTATTCACCAGGTCTTGTGAAGGAATTGTATATGACGCCACACCTGCTGCCGCCACCACAATCACCATACCAGGAGATACAATGTTTGCATTGACAGCTGCATCTCCAATGACCAAGGCACCAACGATACTGACAGACTGTCCCACCGCCCGTGGCAGCCGCAGACCTGCTTCGCGTAACGCTTCAAAGGCCACTTGCATGACAAGTGCTTCAATGACAGTTGGGAATGGAATACCTTCATGCTGACTTTCCAAGCTGATGAGCAGTGGGGTCGGAACCAGGTCCTGATTGTAAGAAAGCAAGGCAATATACAGTGACGGCAACAATAAGGCCACCCAGTACATCAAATGCCGGAGTATGCGAAGCGGAAATGCAATCATGTAGTGACCATAATAATCTTCCGCCGCGACAAGTCCGTTCACAAAAATCGAAGGCACCGCGATTACGTTGGGAGAACCATTCACAAATACAAATAAGCGACCTTGCAGTAACCCGGCCACCGCTCTATCTGGCCGTTCTGTGATATCGGTTAAGCGAAACGGTGAGAGCGGTGCATCGGCTATTAACTCCCGAATCTGATTCGTTGCGATAATACCATCAATATTGATTCGTGCGAAACGACTTCGTGCCTCATCCAGATACCCTGGTTTCACGATGCCGTCGAGGTAAACCAGGGCTACCGTCGTCTCCGTGTGGCGTCCCAACCGCATCAACTCCACCTTCAACTTCGATGTTCGAAGTCGTTTCCGAACCAGGGCCAAGTTGGTTTGCAGGCTTTCAATGAAGGCTTCCTGCGGCCCCTGAATCGCGGGTTCATTTTCGGATCTCTCGATAGGCCGTTCCGGATCGCGGTTAACATCGACCACCAGTACTTGCGATTGTCCATCGATAAGTATGACGATGTTCCCGTCTGCAATTGCCTGGTATATCGCGCCGAATTCTCCAGTCTCTTCTGTTTTTGTCGCCCAGAGCGAGTCCCTGAGATTATCCACCGTGACGGAACCTTTGTTGTAACTCGCTAACGGACCGACAACTCCTCGTTGAGCCATGTCCTCATCAACCAAGCCAGCAACAAACACGAGGGTGACTCGTACGCCCTCGACACGCAGATGCTGATACCGTACGTCTGCACACTTTGCCCACCTGTCTTCAATCAGGGACAAACCCTCAGAGAGGTCAGTTGGGAACTCCCTATCCTCCCCCTGTTCCTCAAAAAACGGGTTGTCGCGTGTCCAGTCCCTCGCAGGTTTTGATTTGGCCAGTGCCCCAAGGTTGAGCCCCGTTTTCCTTCGACGCATATAAATCCCTCACTTCGCCGCCTCACGAGCCACTCACTACAAGCACCGTCATTTCGCCGAAGCACTGAACATCGAAAATAGCCTATAGTGTCATAGGTTGGCGAAAAATCTCCATTGTTCTAGTATTTTCCATTTGACGTACAAAAATGCAACTAAATTGTGAACGACTGTTCAAAATGGTCACACGGTAGTGACAGTGAACTTGCCACAACAAACTGATTCTTCTAGCGGATTGAGCATTGGTAGCTACAATAACTTCACTCCTCTTTTAGAAATGAGGAGTGCTGTCTATCAGAAACCCCACGGCAAGCATTACACCGTGGGGTCAACTGGGTTGCACTTTTATTCACCCGTTACCAACTTTATTCACGTAGATCATCTCTACATAAACTTCCGGAGCGTCTTTTTACCATCAGACGTAAAGAGCACATCGCGGCCCTCAATCACAGTCTGTAAGTGACAGGTTCGCCCCCACAGTTGGTGTAAATACGGTAGTGTCTTCTCAAGGTGTTTGAGGTCCAATTCTGCGCCCTCATAGGCGTGCTTCACGTATAGTTCTCCGTTTTGGTTGTAATCCCCGTCTTCGATGTGGAGCACAGGCATACCGCCATTGACTCTGACGGCACACAGAAGGTCACGTACCTTCTCCCAGTTTTTCTCTACAATCCGCCATTCGTTGCCAACTTTCTGGTAGAGGTACAAATCCAAATCGTGCACCAGTTCCTTCGTCAGGTAGTTCCGTAAAAACGACATGTCTGTTTCTGTCTCTCGCACTTCAAACATTTTCGCCCGACCTTGCCCGGGTTCCCGTCCAAAGCGCTCTCGTTCTTCCTCAGTGGGGTTATCCCATCGCCGCTCAATATCCTCCCACATTGCAAGCCCCACGTGGTACGGGTTGATGGACATTCGCGAAGGCAGCACCACGCCTGAGTGCATCTTGGCAAATTCCACGGCGTCTGATTCCTCAAGTTCGAGTTCACGCATGATACGGAGATGCCAGTAGGTAGCCCAACCTTCATTCATAATCTTGGTCTCAATTTGGGGCCAAAAGTACAACATTTCCTCGCGCAACAAGGATAGGATATCCCGCTCCCACTCCTCAAGTGTTGGACTGTTTTCAATCAGATACAACATGATGTCCTTCTGTGGCAGTGACGGATTTTTGCGCCGAAGTCTGGCACCTCCTCCACTGGCGTCCGCGTCCCTTTCTGTCGCATTTTTCGCCTGTGCCGATGCGCTCCCATTCTGATGAAGCGGTGCATCCATTGCCCAGAGGTCGTCGTATCCACCCTTTGCACGGCTTGCCGAATTTCGATTCCGGTCATTCGGCGGGTGGTCCATCGGTGGCTGCCCTCGACTGGCCCGCCCCCGAGAACCGTGAAGCGTCGGATCTACGTGTTCCTGTATCGCCATACCAGCGTCAAGCAGGGCCTCCACTCGTTTTCTCCCGTACTCAAGTTCATAACGCCTTATGCGATCTGCATTGGCAGCCATCCTGTCTACCATATCTCGCGATGTCCGAGCAAACGCCGCATTGTTCTTGAAAAAATCACAGTGCGCGAGAACGTGTGCAGACACGGTCTTGTTTTGCAACAATGAGTTTCCGTCCAGTAAAAACGCATAACAAGGGTCAGAGTTAATGACAAGTTCGTAAATCCGGCTTAACCCGAAATCGTATTCCATTTTCATGCGATGGAATGCTTTAGCAAAGTCACAGTCACATGAAGTACAAAACTTGGCCCGTTCGGCCGGGCGTCGAGGTGGGCCGCGCACAGGAGACCGCGAGTCATAAAGAATGAAGTCAATCACACTTGGGAAACTAATGCGGAAACTCATCTGAAATTGAGGTGTCGCGTATGAATGATTTTCACCGAGACATGGCACAAATTCGACAATCGGTAGAAGTAGAATCAGCCCATCAGACGGCAGACGCTACAGGCAGACAACCAATCGCTTTTCAGTTGGAACGCGACCTTCGTCCAATTTTGGACAGTGTTGCACGCGAACTTGCGGGAGGCGACCAACACCTTGAGGTTCAGTCTCTACCTGACGGATCGCTCGGCTTTCAAATCATTCACCCGAATACTTTGGACGCCGGACAGTTTGCCGTGACCGCTGACTGCAGTCAGGGAGATGTGAAACTGAATGTCAGTGATGGAAATTGGGAAGAAGTCCAAGGACTCATGGGGAACTGGGCCCACTGGACAGACCAAAAACAGGTCTACTCCGGCCCGGCAGATGAATCGCGAATTCGTAAGTCGTTGAAAAAACAATTCCTTACGTGGTATCAAAGTGTCTTAGGCACGCGTCCCAACTAACACACCCGGACGCTCTCCTTGACGGCCAAAATAGAAGCTTTCGACTGTTCGAGGATGGACCTGGCAACCGCGAAGGCCCTTTCATCTAACTGCTCCTCCGTGGTCAAGTCATTCAAGAGATCAATCCGAAACGCTGTCTCTGCATCGTACTGCTTTGCGGTGTAGACCATTTCCTTCGTACGGCTTGGGCCAAGATGGCTCATCATGCGCTTGATAAACGGTGGCTGCAACGTGATGCCAAGTTTGCCCACGGGCATTCCGAAACTGGCAGATTGCGATCCGATTCGCAGGTCGCAGGCCAAGGTCAGCACAAAACCAGCCCCATATGCCGGACTGTTAACTGCTGCAATGGTTGGAATATTCAGGTTTTCAACAGCGCTGATGGACGCTCCATTTGCTCAAAATGCCCGGGAATCATCGATTCTCAGTGTTATAATGCAGTCTAGGTCATCAGAGGCCGATAACTGTTTGCGAAAATGGACCTCGTGTTTCCTGACATCCCACAGCTTCGTATGATATTCATTAAATCCTCGAGTGTCAGGAGGTTCTTCATGCAGATATATGGACTGTTCGGTCAGAGCGGATCCGGAAAAAGCTATACTGCCAAGCATATTGCCGAGGCCCTCGAAACCGACTGGATTATCGATGACGGCTTGCTGATTTGGCGCGGCCATATTATCGCAGGTGAATCGGCAAAATTCGAGAAAACCAAAATGGGCGCCGTAAAACGCGCTATTTTTACAGACCCAAGCCACAAAGAAGATGTTCGATGTGCCCTGGAGCGGGTGCCTGCTGAAGGTACGATTCTGGTCATCGGTACATCCAGGAAAATGATTGAGCGCATCTGCACAAACCTCCGTCTTACAGCCCCCATTACCTGGGTTCCGATTGAAGAAATGATAAGCCGAGAGGAAATCAGTCTCGCACAAAACCTCCGGCAGTACGGAATGCATGCGATTCCAATTAATGAAACCAAAATTCAGGAAACCAAAATGGGGCGCCTCTTGGCGCGGATTCGGTTTGCTCCGCGACCATCCATGGAATCACAAGCCTCGCTCGCTCGCACAATTGTCAACCCGCCTTTTGCCGGTGGGGCCATCCACGTCCATCCACGTGCG
The Alicyclobacillus curvatus genome window above contains:
- a CDS encoding mechanosensitive ion channel family protein gives rise to the protein MDEKRKSQMNPRRLWRATLVWSFFLIILGVALLVWVNTHTGIAKYVPAQWTDVLKAFIILIIGGVISTLVERRLFGIASDKLGPQRSTTLRYLTRLLLFITVAISVMTAFGVGIPSVIFGGTFLTVIIGLAGQTIFSNIIGGVWLIMFRPFRIGDSIGIIAWQFPVLMPTFPHEATRPMYYGRVLDINLMYTQILNQDGYPQLIPNGIIAQSFIENRSEAGLHRVRLRFDVSYDVDADTFTRQLRDQLVREFPGGINSRPEVGLADIYPTAYSVVVSVHSVEKEDVVRGHVLRICIDIMRRLRTSMPANSADGPT
- a CDS encoding endospore germination permease, with protein sequence MTQISRLQFMYLMLWLVLGTGITVLPFSIAQFTILDGWLVPVFFFIGAAVAAAIGVMFIRTFPNQTLMQAFENALGPWFGRAVGLWVLVWCLVHTGLLLRELSLFVSITSLPRTPHYIVAGVITIPIAYAVFHGLEVVGRLAEFLTPIALMLAFILAILSLQNIDLSQLRPVLADGLTPVLRAALLPTTSFCFQFLIALQFVTSLNGGKTFGRDLLLVGAVLSVAGFLIEGIIISVLGPSATYLSLPVGEVVRGVRIGQFVERLDTIYVMGAMATMVIKIQVFVYVTASIMKELFRLPSTKHVVWPVSVAAWTGSVLYFHNAADLHEFMVYTSPAYYGVTLALLPVIAIVVHRALQLIGVRR
- a CDS encoding endospore germination permease — its product is MTQISRLQFRYLLLWMILGTGILALPFSIAQFTVRDGWIVPLFFFVGTTLVTAVGVLFIRTFPNQSLMNGLETAFGPWIGRAAGIWMLILFLIFAGTLLRELSVFVETTSLPKTPLYLISAVITVPIAFAVFQGLEVIGRLAEFLTPVAFIIAVVITALSLQNVDLSQLRPILANGWTPVLRASVMPATTFPFEFIVALQFVKSLSDVPSFGKDMLLVGAFLSIIGIGIEIIVICTLGSSVAYLSLPVVEVIRGIGIGHFVERLDTIYIMGVIATMVVKICTILYVTASGLQDLFRLPSTKNIAWTVGTAAWTANVVLFPNSPTLQEFIIFISPAYYTFSLVMVPLLAVLIYRMRNLTSIHKRHT
- a CDS encoding Ger(x)C family spore germination protein codes for the protein MKPQNFRRFLVWIVACGFFLMITGCKDLNEVDELNIVLAMGIDETSDHHVEVSTEIVDPKGARTTGPGGGGGQQEQATFVRHGIGNTVEEAVDRLDENVARNLFLSHNTVVVFGRAYAEHGIDRSMDYLERNLSLRRNQLWVVTDDTAAHLLEASGKPESYNATAIRSLVEQGVQKSVAVNSTQLRVMRDYLRPSHAPNIAYLTTMNSQLCECGVGLFDGSSFKDHFSFQDANGLLLFLGATQQTEFTLPCSTGESLTDRGNTFRVLGTQTKVVPTIKGSEIQFLVKVRGRAEIERLCPRSKTTPDTYPKFETQLSSEIQQRMQRVMTKLQQDDVDSVQFGTLLYKNHPAAWRKISTRWKNIFPTVKVNYDVHIQLLRNGLASKSPDTEFSPQGLPPRAGRRGTSP
- a CDS encoding spore germination protein, which translates into the protein MRRRKTGLNLGALAKSKPARDWTRDNPFFEEQGEDREFPTDLSEGLSLIEDRWAKCADVRYQHLRVEGVRVTLVFVAGLVDEDMAQRGVVGPLASYNKGSVTVDNLRDSLWATKTEETGEFGAIYQAIADGNIVILIDGQSQVLVVDVNRDPERPIERSENEPAIQGPQEAFIESLQTNLALVRKRLRTSKLKVELMRLGRHTETTVALVYLDGIVKPGYLDEARSRFARINIDGIIATNQIRELIADAPLSPFRLTDITERPDRAVAGLLQGRLFVFVNGSPNVIAVPSIFVNGLVAAEDYYGHYMIAFPLRILRHLMYWVALLLPSLYIALLSYNQDLVPTPLLISLESQHEGIPFPTVIEALVMQVAFEALREAGLRLPRAVGQSVSIVGALVIGDAAVNANIVSPGMVIVVAAAGVASYTIPSQDLVNTNRILQFPFMIAASILGLFGIVALGLVLVIHMLSLRSFGVPFMAPLAPFSWPEMRDTFLRAPWWAMNRRPQIYEPVDSVRNRSPMPSPSSGDSP